In the genome of Geminocystis sp. M7585_C2015_104, the window GACGTGTTATAATCGAAAAACCAGAAGTGGCTCATACTTTCAAAGTGCGCTCCATAGCCCCTGATATACTATTGTTTGCCAATCTAGGGGCAGTGCAACTGAATTATGGTTATTCTTGGCGGGAATGTTTATCCCTAGTGGAAATCCTGGAGGCAGATGCTTTAATTCTCCACTTAAATCCTTTGCAGGAGTGTATTCAGCAGGAGGGGGATACTAATTTCAAACACCTGTTGTCGAAGATTGAAAAGGTGTGTGAGAAACTGCCAATACCTGTTATCGTTAAGGAGGTGGGGAATGGGATTAGTGTGGAGATGGCGGAGAAACTATTGAGTGTGGGGGTGGCAGCAATAGATGTAGCCGGTGCCGGTGGCACGTCTTGGGCTATGGTGGAAAGTAAAAGGGCTACTAATCCCCTACAAAAAGCCTTAGGAGAAACCTTTGCTAATTGGGGTATTCCTACCGCTGATTGTGTGGTAGCCATCGCCAGGAGGTATCCGGATATCCCTTTGATTGCCTCTGGTGGCATTCGCAATGGCTTGGAGGCGGCAAAACTG includes:
- a CDS encoding type 2 isopentenyl-diphosphate Delta-isomerase — translated: MTVETQKRKDEHIRICLDEKVQASQVKNGLEKYEFIHCCLPELDYQEIDISTTFLGHKLKTPLLISSMTGGTDNGELINKRLAIIAQKYGLVMGIGSGRVIIEKPEVAHTFKVRSIAPDILLFANLGAVQLNYGYSWRECLSLVEILEADALILHLNPLQECIQQEGDTNFKHLLSKIEKVCEKLPIPVIVKEVGNGISVEMAEKLLSVGVAAIDVAGAGGTSWAMVESKRATNPLQKALGETFANWGIPTADCVVAIARRYPDIPLIASGGIRNGLEAAKLLALGADLVGFAYPFLKAAMTSMEALEGLVELLLAEIKTVLFCTGNRDISSLQNSSSLRLVSPSPPHG